A single window of Vanessa tameamea isolate UH-Manoa-2023 chromosome 5, ilVanTame1 primary haplotype, whole genome shotgun sequence DNA harbors:
- the LOC113392274 gene encoding dentin sialophosphoprotein-like, with protein sequence MAQTEDTELRDLVIEALEKNGSLAKIRALLRANIFLAFEDECENLKQNETLDKVLLQPAGKLCLSIVHDFLDFCNLRNTLFVYKSETRQGKEYQYEGRNTVADKLNLKQSDQQNQPILLSLINNILYPCPKNAYKQDDKHTNMKRLNRNKNMYKGDQDCTYIVHEDSSTTTSRTQSDNSSDEKHKLDLRLTLDNSDTDTSSESVRSRTRSEYIPNKHTQDIGRNDQNITQTNQLPNNFVKDVKVLNNSSTESTSYVELKPFNKIDAILLNTTGLPVEEKKDTTHSLQNNSHSSISKVDDSSQIQSSNSISDTIKKDLSHQDSKTSMKNSPEALNKYNETTEYSYDFISPPQSGRNDNTEKQSPSPKSAHEDTINKSNNSSVSSHKQNSISSQSSISISDVADLISEKSSYKHSSNSPNQFKLPINDKSNRILNRDQVKMVSDDSGDFSESPVPSLSNLSLDIHSD encoded by the coding sequence ATGGCTCAAACAGAAGATACTGAACTTAGGGATTTAGTGATTGAAGCCTTGGAAAAAAACGGATCTCTTGCTAAAATCCGTGCATTACTTCGAGCGAACATTTTTTTAGCTTTTGAAGATGAATgcgaaaatttaaaacaaaacgaaacatTAGATAAAGTATTGTTACAACCAGCAGGTAAATTATGTCTTTCTATTGTCCATGATTTCTTAGATTTTTGCAACCTCAGAAACACATTGTTCGTGTACAAATCTGAAACAAGACAAGGAAAGGAGTACCAATATGAAGGCAGGAATACTGTcgctgataaattaaatttaaagcaatcaGATCAACAAAATCAGCCTATTTTATTGTCTTTAATCAATAACATTCTTTATCCGTGCCCGAAAAATGCCTATAAGCAAGATGATAAACATACTAATATGAAACGgctaaataggaataaaaaCATGTATAAAGGTGACCAAGATTGTACATACATAGTACACGAGGACTCCAGCACTACCACAAGTCGCACTCAGTCTGACAATTCATCAGATGAAAAACATAAACTTGACCTGAGATTGACACTAGACAATTCTGATACAGATACATCAAGTGAATCTGTAAGAAGCAGGACTAGATCAGAATATATTCCAAATAAACATACACAAGATATTGGAAGAAATGATCAGAACATTACACAAACAAACCAACTGCCGAACAATTTTGTCAAAGacgtaaaagttttaaataacagCAGTACAGAATCTACCTCTTATGTTGAGTTAaaaccatttaataaaatagatgcaATCCTACTAAATACAACAGGTTTACCGgtagaagaaaaaaaagacaCTACACATTCACTACAAAACAATTCCCATTCTTCTATTTCGAAAGTGGATGATTCATCACAAATTCAATCATCAAACAGTATCTCTGACACAATAAAAAAGGATTTAAGCCATCAAGATTCCAAGACAAGTATGAAAAATTCTCCAGAAGCATTGAACAAGTACAATGAGACAACTGAATATagttatgattttatatcaCCTCCCCAATCAGGACGAAATGATAATACTGAAAAGCAATCACCGAGTCCAAAGTCTGCACATGAAGATACaatcaataaatcaaataattcatCAGTATCCAGCCATAAACAGAATTCAATAAGCTCTCAAAGCTCCATATCAATATCTGATGTTGCCGATTTAATAAGTGAAAAAAGTAGCTATAAGCATAGTTCCAATTCAcctaatcaatttaaattgccAATTAACGACAAGTCAAATAGAATTCTTAATAGAGATCAGGTTAAAATGGTTAGTGATGATTCGGGTGACTTTTCTGAATCACCTGTTCCATCTCTTTCTAACCTTAGTCTTGATATTCATAGTGACTGA